From the genome of Pseudoxanthomonas sp.:
CCGTGCGCGCATTGGCCGCAAGCTGACGCATCGTCTCGAAGTCGAACAGGAAGAACGCGTCCGTGAAGTTGGGATTGCTGGAACCGGGGATATCGAAGAAGTCACCCATGTGTGCAATCGGGAAGGCTTCGTCCGGATAGGCCGCCGGACCTTCGGGCACGTTGCCGCCCCAGGTATCGAGCTGCACGTTGGTGAAGGCCGAGCGGTTCTTGTAATCGGTGCTGGACACACCGAAGTTCAGCTTGGAATAGTCCTCGAACTGGAACTGGCCGCCGACCTGGAACTGCTTGATCGTGGCCTTTTGATAGTCATTGCGGAACACCGAGCCGGTCGCCTGCATCATCGACGGATCGATCTCGGTCATGCCCGGCGGGAGTTCCAGGGTCAGGACCGGGAAGTCACCGCTGAAATCAAGGCCGGCGCCCTGGCGGAAGAAGCCCGCGGTGGACATGCTGTTGCTGGTGCCATACGGGCTGTCCGGGCGCGATTCGGCGCTGGAGTCGTGGTAATCGAAGTTCAGGCTGAAGGAATCATTGACCTGCCACTCCACGTTGAAACCCAGCGACTTGTTCTCGTGCACGACCGCGGTCTTCTGCGCGGCCATCGCAAAGTCCGAGCAACCCGGATCGGTGGCACCGGTGCTGTAGGTCCTGGGCGTGCAGGTGTAGGACTCGTGGTATTCCAGCGGCGACGACCCCGAACCCGGCGTCCAGGCGCTCTGGTCGGGCGTCATGTTCATCCACACCGACATGTCGTTGCGCAACGACTGGATCTTGTTTTCCGAATAGGTGTAATCCAGGGTCGCGGTCAGGTTGTCGGTCGGCGCGAACTGGAAGGCCAGCTGGCCATTGGTGCGTTGGCGGTGCACCGAGTTGATCGCGTAGCCCAGGCTCTGCGGCATCGAATAGACATCGTTGGCGCCCGGCCGGTTGGTGACCGCCGGCGAGCCATCCGGCTGCAGGTTGGAGTTGCGCGGAATGCCGTCGGGCTGCAGCGTGTCGATGTAGGGCTGCCAGCCATTGCCCGGCGCGACGAAGGCCGAGGCCGAACCCGACTCGCGCTCCTGGCGGCTCGCGCTCAACGAAATACCGAAGCGGTTGTCGGCCCAGGTGTTGCTGAAGATGCCGGAGATTTCCGGCGTGACCGAATCGCCCTTGTACTTGCCCGGCAGGTCGTCGTCGGACGTGTCCACCACGCCCTTGACGCCAGCGCTGGCGTGGAAGCCCGGGTTGTCCAGCGGACGCGCGGTCTTGATGTTGATCGTGGCGCCGATGCCGCCGACCGGCGTGCTGGCGCGGCTGGTCTTGTAGACCTCGACCGCGGAGATCGACTCGGAGGCCAGGTCGGAGAATTCAAACGCGCGGCCGCCGGTGGAGGTCGGCATCTGCCGGCCGTTGAGCAGCACCAGGTTGAAGTCCGGGCCGACGCCGCGCACGGTGACCTTGGAGCCTTCGCCATTGCTTCGATCGATCGACACGCCGGAGATGCGCTGCAGCGACTCGGCCAGGTTGGTGTCCGGGAACTTGCCGATGTCCTCGGCCACGATGCCGTCGACCACACCCTGCGAATCACGCTTCAGGTTGGCTGACGAGATCATGCTGGCGCGGATGCCCTTGACCTGGACCGCGTCCAGATCGGTCGGCGTGCCGGCATTGCCAGGTACCGCTTGTGCAGCCGGATCGATCGGCTGCTCCTGGGGCTCGGTCGTGGTCTGCGCAACCACTGGCGCGGACAGCGCAAGCAGCATTGCGGAAACAAGCAGCCGCTTTTGCGGCACGGTGTTGGGATGCTTCATGGAACGGCCCTCCCCAGGGAATTCGCAGCGTCACGGTGGCTGTTTGGCGCCGGAAGCGAACACAGCCCGCCACCAGCGGGGCGGATTTGTGTCATCCAGTGACAGCGCTGTCACGCCGCACCGCAGCACCATGGCCGAAACGCTTAAAGCCCGTAGGGAAAGGGCTTTTGAGTGCTGCCATGCAGCAAAAACAGTGCGCAGCCACACGCCATCCAGAGCATGTCTGGATGCACGTATGACAACGTTTACAGATGTGTGCCGATGCTTGCCAACCCCGCCACCAAATTCCTGCGGCCGGTCGTTGGCGGCCGCGCGCCCGTCAGTGGCTGGCCGGACGATCCCCTCGGGCAGGATGCGGGGCATTCATCAGGCGGTCGGTCCAGGCGATACCGATCGCCGACAGGATGAAGACGCAGTGGATGATGGTCTGCCACAGCACGCCGTCGCGGGTCAGGGTGGAGCAGGTCGCATTGGCGCCGATGCTGCTCGCCGCCTGGGCCAGCATGTCCGGCGAACAGAACGGCAGGCCACCCAGCGCGCCGGCCGCGATGAAGGTCTTGAGCAGGTGGATCGAGGAGATGCCGATGATGGCCATCGCCAGCTTCACCTTGAGCACGCTGGCGTTGACGTGGCTGAGCCACTCCGGCTGGTCGGGATGGTTCTCCAGTCCCAGGCGCGAGACGAAGGTCTCGTAGCCGCCCACGATCACCATCACCAGCAGGTTGGAGATCATCACCACGTCGATCAGGCCCAGCACGATCAGCATGATCTGCTGCTCGCCCATGCTCGGTGCCTCGTGGATGAGGTGGTAGAGCTCCTTGGCG
Proteins encoded in this window:
- a CDS encoding TIGR00645 family protein, with amino-acid sequence MSPQPHPKLNPIAGLIFASRWLQLPLYLGLILAQCVYVFLFAKELYHLIHEAPSMGEQQIMLIVLGLIDVVMISNLLVMVIVGGYETFVSRLGLENHPDQPEWLSHVNASVLKVKLAMAIIGISSIHLLKTFIAAGALGGLPFCSPDMLAQAASSIGANATCSTLTRDGVLWQTIIHCVFILSAIGIAWTDRLMNAPHPARGDRPASH